A genome region from Streptomyces sp. NBC_01296 includes the following:
- a CDS encoding FadR/GntR family transcriptional regulator, whose translation MTTEGQGLHSHVLDTLGLAITAGEHPPGSVLRTDEIAERFDASRTVVREVVRVLESMQLVESRRRVGVTVRPTEEWNVYDPRVIRWRLAGTDRPRQLRSLTVLRSAIEPVAAGLAAARATPDQCAALTEAALGMVRTSRGHQLDGYLHHDVAFHRIVLNASGNEMFARLGDVVAEVLTGRTQHAVMFHDPDPAAVTLHVQVAEAVREGDAARAEALTRQIAVGALEELDVLAPAPTTP comes from the coding sequence ATGACCACTGAAGGCCAGGGACTCCACTCCCACGTGCTGGACACCCTCGGCCTGGCGATCACCGCGGGGGAGCACCCGCCGGGCAGCGTCCTGCGCACCGACGAGATCGCCGAGCGCTTCGACGCCTCGCGCACCGTGGTCCGCGAGGTCGTCCGCGTGCTGGAGTCCATGCAGTTGGTCGAGTCCCGCCGCCGGGTCGGCGTCACCGTGCGCCCGACCGAGGAGTGGAACGTCTACGACCCGCGCGTCATCCGCTGGCGCCTCGCCGGCACCGACCGCCCCCGCCAGCTGCGCTCCCTGACCGTGCTGCGCTCCGCGATCGAGCCGGTCGCGGCCGGCCTCGCCGCCGCCCGGGCCACCCCCGACCAGTGCGCCGCGCTCACGGAGGCCGCCCTCGGCATGGTCCGCACCTCGCGCGGCCACCAGCTCGACGGCTACCTGCACCACGACGTCGCATTCCACCGGATCGTGCTGAACGCCTCCGGCAACGAGATGTTCGCCCGGCTCGGCGATGTCGTCGCCGAGGTCCTGACCGGCCGTACGCAGCACGCGGTGATGTTCCACGACCCCGATCCGGCCGCCGTCACCCTGCACGTCCAGGTCGCCGAGGCCGTACGCGAGGGCGACGCGGCCCGCGCCGAGGCGCTGACCCGGCAGATCGCGGTGGGCGCCCTGGAAGAACTCGACGTCCTCGCGCCGGCGCCGACCACCCCGTGA
- a CDS encoding S8 family serine peptidase, with translation MTAHVTHALPAQPAHGVRGGPHVAQRNRRRSLRAALAALTAVLLLPVGAGVAAAAPEPGPTPKAAERKIEPKLRAQLDDSAKAAFWVYLDSAADLTAAGTQKTRAAKAETVLHAKQQHAARSQAEVIKALDGAKAEYTSYWIVNAVRVVGSQKLAGTLAQRPEVSRIDADDKVTLPKPAEGTREKAAADAVEWNIDRIKAPQVWDQLGVRGEGIVVANIDSGVDYTHPAVNGQYRGKNADGSYDHNYNWFDPAGVCPTAAPCDNNDHGTHTMGTMVGDDGGANKIGVAPGAKWIAAKGCETNSCSEASLLAAGQWIVAPTDLNGQNPRPDLAPHVVNNSWGSATHDEWYQQIVDTWRAAGIFPAFSNGNSGPGCATSGSPGDYASSYSSGAFDINGAIAPFSSRGAGPGGIIKPNIAAPGVNVRSSVPGGGYESFSGTSMASPHTAATVALLWSAAPALEGDVAQTEQLLNGTAQDTDNGQCGGNAADNNVFGEGKLDALAAVSGAPRGAIGAVSGTVRSGGEPVAGVKVTATGPIGRTTTSAADGTYAFRSLSVGAYTLTAAKFGYGQETATATVTENATATGDFTLTQAPSGKLTGTVTSAAGPAAGATVTVTDTPVTATADAQGRFEVTLPHGTYEVRAAHSSRCVTGGSAQATVAGDTTVAVTLPERTDGYGYGCSTAGGRPYATGDRQLALTGDNTTERVDLPFPVPLYGKTYGQAWIGTNGTVSFGGNNTGDINGDIPSTATPNAALYPFWDDLVVGAAGSGSGVFTGVTGTAPHRTYVIEWREVSHWSAQTDKFSFSAAIGEDGTVAYTYKGTGGTGIKGGSTATVGVENAAGTDAFKYSFNQAVITDGLAIAFKTTKSGVVAGRVLDANDGNGVAGATVTVGTGDTAVSATTAADGGYVVQSPSGGRAVSLTAPSYESAAATVDVKAADVTTVTQSLRTGRVTAAKPAVEVVLPADQQRTRTLDLTNPGLGTDFTVTEDAAWLTATPGTGNLPTGGKAAVTLAVDTKGLAAGTVLTADLKITSASGRAPVLTVPVKVVVPRYQVALDAGSDYTATDTLGDSWSPDRKYTAGSYGYQGNSSVHATGRTIAGTAEQKLFRNAREGMYEYRFDNVPNGTYTVELGFAELSSTKPNKRVFDVLAEGTQVLPSLDISLEAGTYTALTRTYTVTVTDGVLNVRFVAHGGYGKPLLNSLRVTDRPDKS, from the coding sequence ATGACCGCGCACGTCACGCACGCCCTGCCCGCACAACCTGCACACGGCGTCCGAGGAGGACCACACGTGGCCCAACGCAACAGACGACGATCCTTACGCGCGGCGCTCGCCGCTCTCACCGCAGTCCTGCTGTTACCCGTCGGGGCGGGCGTGGCAGCGGCCGCGCCGGAGCCCGGGCCCACCCCGAAAGCCGCCGAGCGCAAGATCGAGCCGAAGCTCCGCGCCCAGCTCGACGACTCCGCCAAGGCCGCCTTCTGGGTCTACCTGGACAGCGCGGCCGACCTCACGGCGGCGGGCACGCAGAAGACCCGGGCCGCCAAAGCGGAAACGGTTCTGCACGCCAAACAGCAGCACGCCGCGCGCAGCCAGGCCGAGGTGATCAAGGCCCTCGACGGAGCCAAGGCCGAGTACACCTCGTACTGGATCGTGAACGCCGTCCGCGTCGTCGGCAGCCAGAAACTCGCCGGGACCCTCGCGCAGCGCCCCGAGGTCTCCCGGATCGACGCCGACGACAAGGTCACCCTCCCCAAGCCCGCCGAAGGCACGCGGGAGAAGGCCGCCGCCGACGCCGTCGAGTGGAACATCGACCGCATCAAGGCCCCGCAGGTCTGGGACCAGCTCGGTGTGCGCGGCGAGGGCATCGTCGTCGCCAACATCGACAGCGGCGTCGACTACACGCACCCGGCCGTGAACGGCCAGTACCGCGGCAAGAACGCCGACGGTTCGTACGACCACAACTACAACTGGTTCGATCCGGCCGGTGTCTGCCCCACCGCGGCCCCCTGCGACAACAACGACCACGGCACCCACACCATGGGCACGATGGTCGGCGACGACGGCGGCGCCAACAAGATCGGGGTGGCCCCCGGCGCCAAGTGGATCGCCGCGAAGGGCTGCGAGACCAACTCCTGCTCCGAGGCCTCCCTCCTCGCCGCCGGCCAGTGGATCGTCGCCCCGACCGACCTGAACGGCCAGAACCCCCGCCCCGACCTGGCCCCGCACGTCGTCAACAACTCCTGGGGCAGCGCGACGCACGACGAGTGGTACCAGCAGATCGTCGACACCTGGCGCGCCGCAGGCATCTTCCCCGCCTTCTCCAACGGGAACTCCGGCCCCGGCTGCGCCACCAGCGGATCGCCCGGCGACTACGCGAGCTCCTACAGCTCCGGCGCCTTCGACATCAACGGTGCGATCGCACCGTTCTCCTCGCGCGGCGCGGGCCCCGGCGGCATCATCAAGCCGAACATCGCGGCCCCCGGCGTGAACGTCCGCTCCTCCGTCCCGGGCGGCGGGTACGAGTCCTTCTCCGGCACCTCCATGGCCTCACCGCACACCGCGGCCACCGTGGCCCTGCTCTGGTCCGCCGCACCCGCCCTCGAAGGCGACGTCGCGCAGACCGAGCAGCTGCTGAACGGCACCGCCCAGGACACCGACAACGGCCAGTGCGGTGGCAACGCCGCCGACAACAACGTCTTCGGCGAGGGCAAGCTCGACGCGCTCGCCGCCGTCTCGGGCGCCCCGCGCGGCGCCATCGGCGCCGTCTCCGGCACCGTCCGCTCCGGCGGCGAGCCGGTCGCGGGCGTGAAGGTCACCGCCACCGGACCGATCGGCCGTACGACGACCAGCGCAGCAGACGGCACCTACGCCTTCCGCTCCCTGTCGGTCGGCGCCTACACGCTGACGGCCGCCAAGTTCGGCTACGGCCAGGAGACCGCCACGGCGACGGTGACCGAGAACGCCACCGCCACCGGCGACTTCACCCTCACCCAGGCCCCCTCCGGCAAGCTCACCGGCACCGTCACCTCGGCCGCCGGACCCGCCGCGGGCGCCACCGTCACCGTCACGGACACCCCGGTGACCGCGACCGCCGATGCGCAGGGCCGCTTCGAGGTCACCCTGCCGCACGGCACGTACGAGGTACGGGCCGCGCACTCCTCCCGCTGTGTCACCGGCGGCAGCGCCCAGGCCACCGTCGCAGGCGACACCACGGTGGCGGTCACCCTGCCCGAGCGCACGGACGGCTACGGCTACGGCTGCTCCACCGCCGGGGGCCGCCCGTACGCGACGGGGGACCGGCAGCTCGCGCTGACCGGAGACAACACCACCGAGCGCGTCGACCTCCCCTTCCCCGTCCCGCTGTACGGCAAGACGTACGGCCAGGCCTGGATCGGGACGAACGGCACCGTCAGCTTCGGCGGCAACAACACCGGTGACATCAACGGGGACATCCCGAGCACGGCCACGCCCAACGCGGCGCTGTACCCGTTCTGGGACGACCTCGTCGTCGGCGCGGCCGGCAGCGGATCGGGCGTCTTCACCGGCGTCACCGGCACCGCCCCGCACCGGACGTACGTGATCGAGTGGCGCGAGGTGTCCCACTGGTCGGCGCAGACCGACAAGTTCTCGTTCTCGGCGGCGATCGGCGAGGACGGCACCGTCGCGTACACGTACAAGGGGACCGGCGGCACCGGCATCAAGGGCGGCTCCACTGCCACCGTCGGCGTGGAGAACGCGGCGGGCACGGACGCCTTCAAGTACTCCTTCAACCAGGCGGTCATCACCGACGGCCTCGCCATCGCCTTCAAGACCACCAAGAGCGGCGTGGTCGCGGGCCGGGTGCTCGACGCGAACGACGGCAACGGCGTCGCGGGAGCCACGGTGACCGTCGGCACCGGTGACACGGCGGTGTCGGCGACCACGGCGGCGGACGGCGGATACGTCGTCCAGAGCCCGTCCGGCGGGCGGGCGGTGTCCCTCACCGCTCCCTCGTACGAATCCGCGGCGGCGACCGTGGACGTCAAGGCGGCCGACGTCACGACGGTCACGCAGTCGCTGCGCACGGGCCGGGTCACCGCCGCCAAACCGGCGGTGGAGGTCGTCCTCCCCGCGGACCAGCAGCGGACCCGCACCCTCGACCTCACCAACCCGGGCCTCGGCACGGACTTCACGGTGACCGAGGACGCGGCCTGGCTGACGGCCACCCCGGGAACGGGGAACCTGCCGACGGGAGGCAAGGCCGCGGTCACCCTGGCCGTGGACACCAAGGGCCTGGCGGCCGGGACCGTCCTGACGGCCGACCTGAAGATCACCTCGGCCAGCGGGCGGGCGCCGGTACTCACGGTGCCGGTCAAGGTCGTGGTCCCGCGCTACCAGGTCGCCCTGGACGCGGGTTCCGACTACACGGCCACGGACACCCTGGGGGACAGCTGGTCCCCGGACCGCAAGTACACGGCCGGCTCGTACGGCTACCAGGGCAACTCCTCGGTGCACGCCACCGGCCGGACGATCGCCGGCACGGCCGAGCAGAAGCTGTTCCGCAACGCCCGTGAGGGCATGTACGAATACCGCTTCGACAACGTCCCGAACGGCACGTACACCGTGGAGCTCGGCTTCGCGGAGCTGTCCTCGACGAAGCCGAACAAGCGCGTCTTCGACGTCCTGGCCGAGGGCACGCAGGTCCTGCCCTCGCTGGACATCTCGCTGGAGGCGGGCACGTACACCGCCCTGACCCGGACGTACACGGTCACGGTCACGGACGGGGTGCTCAACGTCCGCTTCGTCGCGCACGGGGGCTACGGCAAGCCGTTGCTGAACTCCCTGCGGGTGACGGACCGCCCCGACAAGAGCTGA
- a CDS encoding GntT/GntP/DsdX family permease has translation MTGLSVEILAAAAPAPITSAGDARLGVAVLAGIAVIVLLITRLKLHAFLALTVGSLALGVFAGAPLDKTIASFTAGLGATVAGVGVLIALGAILGRLLADSGGADEIVDTILAKAKGRAMPWAMVLIASVIGLPLFFEVGIVLLIPVVLLVAKRGNYSLMRIGIPALAGLSVMHGLIPPHPGPLVAIDALHANLGVTLALGVVVAIPTVIIAGPLFSKYAARWVDIPAPEHMIPQRPSAELEHRPRFGATVFTVLLPVALMLIKALVDIVVDDPENGLQRVTDAAGSPLIALLTAVLVGMFTLGRAAGFTKARISTTVEKSLAPIAGILLIVGAGGGFKQTLIDAGVGRMILELSQSWSIPALLLAWLIAVAIRLATGSATVATISAAGLVAPLAAGMSSTETALLVLAIGSGSLFFSHVNDAGFWLVKEYFGMTVGQTVKTWSVMETIISVVGLGFVLLLSLVL, from the coding sequence GTGACAGGTCTCAGCGTCGAGATACTGGCCGCGGCCGCGCCCGCCCCGATCACCTCGGCCGGGGACGCCCGGCTGGGCGTGGCCGTCCTCGCGGGCATCGCCGTCATCGTCCTGCTCATCACCCGCCTCAAGCTGCACGCCTTCCTGGCGCTGACGGTCGGTTCGCTCGCCCTCGGGGTGTTCGCGGGCGCCCCGCTGGACAAGACCATCGCGAGTTTCACGGCCGGGCTCGGCGCCACGGTCGCGGGGGTCGGCGTACTGATCGCGCTCGGCGCGATCCTCGGCAGGCTGCTCGCGGACTCGGGCGGCGCCGACGAGATCGTCGACACCATCCTCGCCAAGGCCAAGGGCCGGGCGATGCCCTGGGCCATGGTGCTGATCGCCTCGGTGATCGGGCTGCCGCTCTTCTTCGAGGTCGGCATCGTGCTGCTGATCCCGGTGGTGCTGCTCGTGGCCAAGCGCGGCAACTACTCGCTGATGCGGATCGGCATCCCGGCGCTGGCCGGGCTCTCCGTGATGCACGGGCTGATCCCGCCGCACCCCGGCCCGCTCGTCGCCATCGACGCGCTCCACGCGAACCTCGGCGTCACCCTCGCCCTCGGCGTGGTGGTGGCGATCCCGACCGTGATCATCGCCGGGCCGCTGTTCTCGAAGTACGCGGCCCGCTGGGTGGACATCCCGGCGCCCGAGCACATGATCCCGCAGCGGCCGTCGGCGGAGCTCGAGCACCGCCCCCGGTTCGGGGCGACGGTGTTCACCGTGCTGCTGCCCGTGGCGCTGATGCTGATCAAGGCACTGGTCGACATCGTTGTCGACGACCCCGAGAACGGCCTGCAGCGGGTCACGGACGCCGCGGGATCCCCGCTGATCGCCCTGCTCACGGCAGTGCTGGTGGGCATGTTCACCCTCGGCCGGGCGGCCGGGTTCACCAAGGCGCGGATCTCCACGACCGTGGAGAAGTCGCTGGCCCCGATCGCGGGCATCCTGCTGATCGTGGGCGCGGGCGGAGGCTTCAAGCAGACCCTGATCGACGCGGGTGTCGGCCGGATGATCCTGGAGCTGTCGCAGAGCTGGTCCATCCCCGCCCTGCTGCTGGCCTGGTTGATCGCGGTGGCCATCCGCCTGGCCACGGGCTCGGCGACGGTCGCCACGATCTCGGCGGCCGGCCTGGTCGCCCCCCTCGCGGCGGGCATGTCGAGCACGGAGACGGCGCTGCTGGTGCTGGCGATCGGATCGGGCTCGCTGTTCTTCAGCCACGTCAACGACGCCGGGTTCTGGCTGGTCAAGGAGTACTTCGGCATGACGGTCGGACAGACGGTCAAGACCTGGTCGGTGATGGAGACCATCATCTCGGTGGTCGGCCTGGGCTTCGTCCTGCTGCTGTCACTGGTCCTGTGA
- a CDS encoding ATP-grasp domain-containing protein gives MTLILPPRITDSAARLRDAAHLRGLGTVRLDTFAVPEGLRARHLHAGPGFADAVAPRLGIGLLEAPADWLARLPREFTGREVRLVPIREAYALRRPVFVKSPNDKSIPALVYADGSRLPGPDAVDPETEVLVSDVARFTAEYRMYLLDGAVHTASRYAEGGRLSLGPAADEAVAFAERLPFATLPSAIVVDVGVADGRWSVIEANAAWASGTYACDPQRALDVVLRAAAPVHSLADRDRAFLR, from the coding sequence GTGACCTTGATCCTGCCGCCCCGCATCACCGACTCCGCCGCCCGGCTCCGGGACGCCGCCCACCTGCGTGGGCTGGGCACCGTACGGCTGGACACCTTCGCCGTGCCCGAAGGGCTGCGGGCCCGGCATCTGCATGCCGGGCCGGGATTCGCCGACGCCGTGGCGCCCCGGCTCGGGATCGGGCTGCTGGAGGCCCCGGCGGACTGGCTGGCGCGGCTGCCGCGGGAGTTCACCGGCCGGGAGGTCCGCCTGGTCCCGATCCGGGAGGCCTACGCACTGCGCCGGCCCGTCTTCGTGAAGTCGCCCAACGACAAGTCCATCCCGGCCCTGGTCTACGCAGACGGCTCCCGCCTCCCCGGCCCGGACGCCGTGGATCCCGAGACGGAGGTGCTGGTCAGCGATGTCGCACGCTTCACCGCCGAGTACCGGATGTACCTCCTCGACGGCGCCGTGCACACCGCGAGCCGGTACGCCGAGGGCGGCCGTCTGAGCCTCGGCCCGGCCGCCGACGAGGCGGTGGCCTTCGCAGAACGGCTCCCGTTCGCCACCCTCCCGTCCGCGATCGTCGTCGACGTCGGTGTCGCGGACGGCCGCTGGTCGGTGATCGAGGCCAACGCCGCCTGGGCGAGCGGTACGTACGCCTGCGATCCGCAACGCGCCCTCGACGTCGTCCTGCGCGCCGCCGCCCCGGTGCACTCCCTCGCCGACCGCGACCGGGCGTTCCTTCGCTGA
- a CDS encoding gluconokinase, with the protein MSTKTARYDVSGTQRVLVVMGVAGTGKTTVGRLLADALGLPYVEGDAFHPAANVAKMSVGIPLDDADRWPWLDAIGEWIRARPAGRGAVLASSALKRAYRDRLRSAAPDAVFVHLTGERPLIERRMAARTGHFMPAALLDSQFATLEPLQQDELGVVVDVSGSPEEITERALAALSALPGMCPPAAPSRES; encoded by the coding sequence ATGTCGACGAAGACAGCGAGGTACGACGTGAGCGGCACCCAGCGCGTGCTGGTGGTGATGGGCGTGGCCGGCACGGGCAAGACGACCGTGGGCAGGCTGCTCGCGGACGCGCTCGGCCTTCCGTACGTGGAGGGCGACGCGTTCCACCCGGCGGCCAACGTCGCCAAGATGTCCGTCGGGATTCCGCTGGACGACGCCGACCGGTGGCCCTGGCTGGACGCCATCGGGGAGTGGATCCGCGCCCGGCCCGCGGGCCGGGGCGCGGTGCTGGCCTCGTCGGCGCTCAAGCGCGCCTACCGCGACCGGCTGCGCAGCGCCGCGCCCGACGCGGTGTTCGTGCACCTCACCGGAGAACGCCCGCTGATCGAGCGGCGGATGGCGGCCCGCACGGGCCATTTCATGCCGGCCGCCCTGCTGGATTCGCAGTTCGCCACGCTGGAGCCGCTCCAGCAGGACGAACTCGGCGTCGTCGTCGACGTGTCCGGATCACCCGAGGAGATCACCGAACGGGCCCTGGCCGCGCTGTCCGCGCTGCCCGGCATGTGCCCGCCCGCCGCTCCCTCCCGAGAAAGCTAA
- a CDS encoding NAD(P)-dependent oxidoreductase, with the protein METVALLGTGIMGSGMARNLLRAGLGLRVWNRTREKAEPLAAEGAVVADSPAEAVAGADVVLTMLTDGPAVAQAMAAAAPGLRAGQVWAQMSTVGVPALEELAAFAREHGLVFVDAPVQGTRQPAEAGTLVVLASGPADPRLEPVFAAVGAKTLRAGEEAGAATRLKLTTVGYAITLTAAVGEAIALAEGLGVDPGLFAQAVTGGPMDNPYLQAKMKAVLERDFAPSFTVHGAEKDTGLIAEAADRAGVAVDLARATAARLHRAAAGGHAEQDMAAAYFAGFADKP; encoded by the coding sequence ATGGAGACTGTCGCACTGCTGGGCACCGGGATCATGGGCTCGGGGATGGCCCGGAACCTGCTGCGGGCCGGGCTCGGGCTGCGGGTGTGGAACCGGACCCGGGAGAAGGCCGAGCCGCTGGCCGCGGAGGGCGCGGTCGTCGCGGACAGCCCGGCCGAGGCGGTCGCCGGGGCCGATGTGGTGTTGACCATGCTGACGGACGGCCCGGCGGTGGCTCAGGCGATGGCCGCGGCCGCGCCGGGGCTGCGTGCCGGGCAGGTGTGGGCGCAGATGAGCACGGTCGGCGTGCCCGCGCTCGAGGAACTGGCCGCCTTCGCCCGGGAGCACGGCCTGGTGTTCGTGGACGCCCCGGTGCAGGGGACCCGGCAGCCCGCCGAGGCCGGGACGCTGGTGGTACTGGCCTCCGGGCCGGCGGATCCGCGGCTGGAGCCGGTGTTCGCCGCGGTGGGCGCCAAGACGCTCCGGGCCGGGGAGGAGGCGGGGGCGGCGACGCGGCTGAAGCTGACGACGGTCGGGTACGCGATCACCTTGACGGCTGCGGTCGGCGAGGCCATCGCGCTGGCGGAGGGCCTGGGGGTGGACCCGGGCCTGTTCGCGCAGGCGGTGACCGGTGGCCCGATGGACAACCCGTACCTCCAGGCGAAGATGAAGGCGGTCCTGGAACGGGACTTCGCCCCGAGCTTCACGGTGCACGGTGCCGAGAAGGACACCGGTCTGATCGCGGAGGCGGCGGACCGGGCGGGCGTGGCCGTCGACCTGGCCCGGGCCACCGCCGCCCGCCTCCACCGCGCGGCGGCCGGCGGCCACGCCGAACAGGACATGGCCGCCGCCTACTTCGCCGGCTTCGCCGACAAGCCTTAG
- a CDS encoding cytochrome P450, with amino-acid sequence MRTLHEAALDALRVRRRRPPEDPAARTGRRARPAAARSQGGGAAMTGPGTTQSAVSRGQQARAGRAGSGRFVAGRALPLFVRGSGGVRPVFSADTLRALRVRHGGAPVLVRGLSGAVLVLLDRQELRQFYAAEAEAEAEAEAEAEAAAEAAVLSPGAGEIRPCAAVRRIIAEEARHLTAAATLDLARARHTVGRAARRIVLGDAAAAGDDQLTGLLGRLRRRGRERAGAAEGHTRLGGAGAYADREERALRAMDCIPATLLRTLLLLAAHPAEQDAAAAEAAGSAAAGELPRLRACVRECLRLYPAVPDLLRVTRTETEWRGVRHPAGTSVLLPAHFHQRDPEHVPAAHVFVPGRWKTPGADEDIRMAPFGHGPGRCPGDRMGLLITTALCAEVLRRRRITGTRPVLDPPGPLPVGLDPRGIRLTLTRR; translated from the coding sequence ATGCGCACGCTTCACGAGGCCGCCCTCGACGCGCTGCGCGTGCGGCGTCGGCGCCCGCCGGAGGACCCCGCCGCCCGGACCGGCCGCCGCGCGCGGCCTGCGGCGGCCCGATCCCAGGGAGGCGGTGCAGCCATGACCGGTCCCGGTACGACCCAGTCGGCCGTCTCACGCGGACAGCAGGCGCGGGCCGGGCGCGCCGGATCCGGCCGGTTCGTCGCCGGCCGCGCCCTCCCGCTGTTCGTCCGCGGCTCCGGCGGCGTCCGCCCGGTCTTCTCCGCCGATACGCTGCGCGCCCTGCGGGTCCGCCACGGCGGGGCGCCCGTCCTCGTCCGCGGGCTGTCCGGGGCCGTACTCGTCCTCCTGGACCGGCAGGAACTGCGGCAGTTCTACGCGGCCGAAGCCGAAGCCGAAGCCGAAGCCGAAGCCGAGGCCGAGGCTGCGGCCGAAGCCGCCGTGCTGTCGCCCGGCGCCGGCGAAATCCGCCCGTGCGCAGCGGTCCGCAGGATCATCGCCGAGGAGGCCCGGCACCTGACCGCCGCCGCCACCCTCGACCTGGCCCGCGCCCGGCACACCGTGGGCCGCGCCGCCCGGCGTATCGTGCTCGGCGACGCCGCGGCCGCGGGGGACGACCAACTCACCGGCCTGCTCGGCCGGCTGCGCCGCCGCGGCCGGGAACGCGCCGGCGCGGCCGAAGGGCACACCCGGCTCGGCGGGGCCGGCGCGTACGCCGACCGGGAGGAGCGGGCCCTGCGGGCCATGGACTGCATCCCCGCGACCCTGCTGCGCACCCTGCTCCTGCTCGCGGCCCATCCCGCCGAGCAGGACGCGGCGGCCGCCGAAGCCGCCGGATCGGCGGCCGCGGGGGAACTGCCCCGGCTGCGCGCCTGCGTAAGGGAGTGCCTGCGCCTGTACCCGGCGGTGCCCGACCTGCTCCGGGTCACCCGCACCGAGACCGAATGGCGGGGCGTGCGCCACCCGGCCGGCACCTCCGTCCTGCTGCCCGCCCACTTCCACCAGCGCGACCCGGAACACGTGCCCGCCGCGCACGTCTTCGTACCGGGCCGCTGGAAGACCCCCGGCGCGGACGAGGACATCCGGATGGCCCCGTTCGGGCACGGCCCGGGCCGCTGCCCGGGCGACCGGATGGGACTGCTGATCACCACCGCACTGTGCGCCGAGGTCCTGCGCCGGCGCCGCATCACCGGCACCCGGCCGGTGCTCGACCCGCCCGGACCGCTGCCCGTGGGGCTGGACCCGCGCGGCATCCGGCTCACCCTCACCCGCCGTTGA
- a CDS encoding VOC family protein — translation MDIKLELVAVPVTDVDRAKAFYERVGFHADHDVTVSEDIRFVQLTPPGSACSIALGKGLTRMVPGSLDNLQVVVTDIEEAYEDLRGRGVEVTEIQDMPWGSFVYFSDPDGNGWAVQQTTPRPTGAG, via the coding sequence ATGGACATCAAGCTGGAGCTGGTCGCCGTCCCCGTCACCGACGTCGACCGGGCCAAGGCCTTCTACGAGCGGGTCGGCTTCCACGCCGATCACGACGTCACCGTGAGCGAGGACATCCGCTTCGTGCAGCTGACCCCGCCGGGGTCGGCCTGCTCGATCGCCCTGGGCAAGGGCCTCACCCGGATGGTCCCCGGCTCGCTGGACAACCTGCAGGTCGTCGTCACCGACATCGAGGAGGCGTACGAGGACCTGCGCGGCCGGGGCGTCGAGGTGACGGAGATCCAGGACATGCCGTGGGGCTCGTTCGTCTACTTCTCCGACCCCGACGGCAACGGCTGGGCGGTGCAGCAGACGACCCCGCGCCCGACGGGCGCGGGGTGA